A genomic region of Streptomyces sp. R33 contains the following coding sequences:
- a CDS encoding acyl-CoA thioesterase encodes MTEIPGATAGDLQGKPISASRTTLSHIMTANDTNLLGTVHGGVIMKLVDDAAGAVAGRHSGGPAVTASMDEMAFLAPVRVGDLVHVKAQCNWTGRSSMEIGVRVLAERWNESTPATQVGSAYLVFTAVDAEGKPRTVPPVLPETDQDRRRNQEAQIRRTHRLARRRAIMALREERAAQGFDSD; translated from the coding sequence ATGACAGAGATACCGGGCGCCACGGCTGGCGACCTGCAGGGCAAGCCGATCTCGGCCTCGCGGACCACCCTCAGCCACATCATGACGGCCAACGACACCAACCTCCTCGGCACGGTGCACGGCGGTGTGATCATGAAGTTGGTGGACGACGCGGCCGGCGCCGTCGCCGGGCGCCACTCCGGCGGGCCCGCCGTCACCGCGTCCATGGACGAGATGGCCTTCCTCGCCCCGGTCCGCGTCGGCGACCTGGTCCACGTGAAGGCCCAGTGCAACTGGACCGGCCGCTCCTCCATGGAGATCGGCGTACGGGTCCTGGCCGAGCGGTGGAACGAGTCGACCCCCGCCACCCAGGTCGGCAGCGCCTACCTCGTCTTCACCGCCGTGGACGCAGAGGGCAAGCCCCGTACGGTCCCGCCGGTGCTCCCCGAGACCGACCAGGACCGCCGCCGCAACCAGGAGGCCCAGATCCGCCGCACGCACCGGCTCGCCCGCCGCCGGGCGATCATGGCGCTGCGCGAGGAGCGCGCGGCCCAGGGCTTCGACAGCGACTGA
- a CDS encoding sugar phosphate nucleotidyltransferase, with the protein MLEAILLVGGQGTRLRPVTVNTPKPMVRAAGVPFLAHQIARAAAAGVTHIVMATCYLAEVFEPYFGDGSAFGVSLEYVVEDEPLGTGGAIRNAARRLTGGPDSSVLVFNGDILTGLDIAGLVDSHRAAAADVSLHLVRVEDPRAFGLVPTDSEGRVLAFTEKPQTPEEIITDQINAGCYVFRRSVIDSIPQGRPVSVERETFPGLLASGAKLHGVTENTYWLDLGKPESFVQASADLVRGVVPSPAVPGPRGESLVLPGAEVEAGAKLSGGTVVGAGARIAAGAVVDGSIVLDGAVIGPDTRVRASLIGVGASVGTRTVLDGAVLGDGAVVGSDNELRAGARVWCGAELPSAAVRFSSDR; encoded by the coding sequence ATTTTGGAAGCCATCCTGCTGGTCGGGGGGCAGGGGACGCGTCTGCGCCCCGTCACGGTCAACACCCCCAAGCCGATGGTGCGCGCGGCCGGGGTTCCGTTCCTCGCCCACCAGATAGCCAGGGCCGCCGCCGCAGGCGTCACGCACATCGTGATGGCCACCTGCTACCTCGCCGAGGTCTTCGAGCCGTACTTCGGTGACGGCTCCGCCTTCGGCGTCTCGCTCGAGTACGTCGTCGAGGACGAGCCGCTCGGCACCGGCGGAGCCATCCGCAACGCCGCGCGGCGGCTGACCGGCGGACCGGACTCCTCCGTCCTCGTCTTCAACGGTGACATCCTCACGGGCCTGGACATCGCCGGGCTCGTCGACTCGCACCGGGCGGCCGCCGCCGACGTCTCGCTGCACCTGGTGCGGGTGGAGGACCCGCGGGCCTTCGGCCTGGTCCCCACCGACTCCGAGGGGCGGGTGCTGGCCTTCACCGAGAAGCCGCAGACCCCCGAGGAGATCATCACCGACCAGATCAACGCCGGCTGCTACGTGTTCCGGCGCAGTGTCATCGACTCGATTCCGCAGGGGCGTCCCGTCTCCGTCGAGCGGGAGACGTTCCCCGGGCTGCTCGCCTCGGGTGCGAAGCTGCACGGGGTCACCGAGAACACGTACTGGCTGGACCTCGGCAAGCCCGAGTCCTTCGTCCAGGCGTCGGCCGACCTCGTACGCGGAGTCGTCCCCTCCCCGGCCGTCCCGGGCCCGCGCGGCGAGTCCCTGGTGCTCCCGGGCGCCGAGGTGGAAGCCGGAGCCAAGCTGTCCGGAGGCACCGTCGTGGGCGCCGGAGCCCGTATCGCCGCGGGCGCGGTCGTCGACGGCTCCATCGTGCTCGACGGCGCGGTCATCGGCCCGGACACCCGGGTGCGCGCCAGCCTGATCGGCGTGGGCGCCTCGGTGGGCACGCGCACCGTCCTGGACGGCGCGGTCCTCGGGGACGGGGCCGTCGTCGGCTCCGACAACGAACTGCGCGCGGGCGCGCGGGTGTGGTGCGGGGCCGAACTGCCCTCCGCCGCCGTCCGCTTCTCCTCCGACCGCTGA
- a CDS encoding LCP family protein, which translates to MPQPHRPTRPARPPQPQRARRGGGPARRRGDRPRWGVRLAAGLAVAVLGSGAIGHAVMTGLDTGIERVDPFKDMKNRPQAGHGLNFLLVGTDGRDKITRQDRREYRLGGAPCHCTDTVMLVHLSANRQRASVVSLPRDSYAELPAHRDESSGKQHGPHAVKLNAAYAEGGPQLTVRTVENLTRVKIDHYLEVDFSSFMKTVDAMSGVEICTAKALHDKNTGLDLLPGTHRLSGGQALQYVRSRHVDGAADLGRMQRQQRFVAALVKQATGGGVLLNPVKFKEVSSTLLGSVRADRGFGSEQMLALGQAMRDFTPASSEFASVPIGNPSYPVKGIGSTVKWDEPKAAKLFEALRQDRPLAAPSAPGPVRGQAQAQAQGQAQGQSGLRAQQQPAVRVDVPPQQIRVQVENGTRIDGLGGRVDTALRATGFDTTRAPVGGASRNVKRTVIAYDPRWDRSARTVSTALPGSELRAVAGQGRTVLVIAGADYRKVVPVRPEDPYQGQVGVVTGDQVICGK; encoded by the coding sequence GTGCCCCAGCCACACCGCCCCACCCGACCCGCCCGGCCCCCGCAGCCGCAGCGCGCGCGGCGGGGCGGTGGTCCGGCCCGGCGCCGGGGGGACCGGCCGCGGTGGGGGGTACGGCTGGCGGCCGGGCTGGCCGTGGCGGTGCTGGGCTCCGGGGCGATCGGGCACGCGGTGATGACCGGCCTGGACACCGGGATCGAGCGGGTGGACCCGTTCAAGGACATGAAGAACCGGCCGCAGGCCGGGCACGGCCTGAACTTCCTGCTGGTCGGCACCGACGGCCGGGACAAGATCACCCGGCAGGACAGGCGCGAGTACCGCCTCGGCGGCGCCCCCTGCCACTGCACCGACACCGTGATGCTGGTGCACCTCTCCGCGAACCGGCAGCGGGCCAGCGTCGTCAGCCTGCCCCGCGACAGCTACGCCGAGCTGCCCGCGCACCGGGACGAGTCCAGTGGGAAGCAGCACGGACCGCACGCCGTGAAGCTCAACGCGGCGTACGCGGAGGGCGGGCCGCAGCTGACCGTGCGGACGGTCGAGAACCTGACCCGGGTGAAGATCGACCACTACCTGGAGGTCGACTTCAGCAGCTTCATGAAGACCGTCGACGCGATGAGCGGCGTGGAGATCTGCACCGCCAAGGCCCTGCACGACAAGAACACCGGCCTGGACCTGCTGCCCGGCACCCACCGGCTCAGCGGCGGACAGGCCCTGCAGTACGTGCGCTCGCGCCACGTGGACGGGGCCGCCGACCTCGGCCGCATGCAGCGCCAGCAGCGGTTCGTCGCCGCCCTGGTCAAGCAGGCGACCGGCGGCGGGGTACTGCTGAACCCGGTGAAGTTCAAGGAGGTCAGCTCCACGCTGCTGGGCTCGGTCCGGGCCGACCGGGGCTTCGGATCGGAGCAGATGCTGGCCCTGGGTCAGGCCATGCGCGATTTCACCCCGGCCTCCTCGGAGTTCGCCTCGGTGCCGATCGGGAACCCCTCGTACCCCGTCAAGGGCATCGGCTCGACGGTGAAATGGGACGAGCCGAAGGCCGCGAAGCTCTTCGAGGCGCTGCGCCAGGACAGGCCGCTGGCCGCCCCCTCCGCACCGGGACCGGTGCGGGGGCAGGCGCAGGCACAGGCACAGGGGCAGGCACAAGGGCAGTCCGGGCTCCGGGCGCAGCAGCAGCCGGCGGTGCGGGTGGACGTGCCGCCGCAGCAGATCCGGGTCCAGGTGGAGAACGGGACCCGGATCGACGGGCTGGGCGGGCGGGTGGACACGGCACTGCGCGCCACCGGCTTCGACACCACCCGGGCCCCGGTGGGCGGCGCGAGCCGCAACGTCAAGCGCACGGTGATCGCGTACGACCCCCGCTGGGACCGCTCGGCCCGTACGGTCTCGACCGCGCTGCCGGGCAGTGAGCTGCGGGCGGTGGCGGGCCAGGGCCGGACGGTCCTGGTGATCGCCGGAGCGGACTACCGGAAGGTGGTGCCGGTCCGCCCGGAGGACCCGTACCAGGGCCAGGTCGGGGTGGTCACGGGCGACCAGGTGATCTGCGGGAAGTAA
- a CDS encoding LCP family protein — translation MSEWPQGRNDSGDDRYGRGSAQAQPEGARRMPHVQRRQQRPVPPQQQPQRPAQPPARPGQPPAYGVPPQQAPGHDTYGGYDSGYNTGQVYGRPQTSPAGPGGPGAPSGPGGPGGPGGPGRRPAGPAPDWRKRIKIGSIVLVTALLATTIGTYFWADSKVRREVDLSKVIERPKEGDCTTYLIVGSDSREGLSDEDKKKLHTGSAEGKRTDSMMILAACSSGNTMISLPRDSDVEIPSFVGSQSGKKFAAQGRHTKLNAAYAEDGPELLVRTVEHNTGLRIDHYAEIGFAGFANIVDALGGVDMNIEKGFKDEKSGADFKAGEQTLNGEQALAFVRTRYAFAESDLARTKNQQKFLATLANQAATPGTILNPFKLYPVLGAGLDTLIVDKDMSLWDMADMFFAMKGISGGEGVSMNMPIAGERGGNLLWDKAKVQQLVKQIQNDEKVTVTAN, via the coding sequence ATGAGTGAGTGGCCCCAGGGGCGCAACGACAGCGGCGACGACCGGTACGGACGCGGCAGCGCACAGGCGCAGCCGGAGGGTGCCCGGCGGATGCCGCATGTCCAGCGCCGGCAGCAGCGGCCGGTGCCGCCGCAGCAGCAACCGCAGCGACCGGCGCAGCCGCCGGCCCGGCCCGGGCAGCCGCCCGCGTACGGGGTACCCCCGCAGCAGGCCCCGGGCCACGACACTTACGGCGGCTACGACAGCGGCTACAACACCGGCCAGGTCTACGGGCGCCCGCAGACCAGCCCGGCGGGTCCGGGCGGCCCGGGTGCGCCGAGCGGGCCCGGCGGCCCCGGGGGTCCCGGCGGGCCGGGCCGCAGGCCGGCCGGACCGGCTCCGGACTGGCGCAAGCGGATCAAGATCGGCTCCATCGTGCTGGTCACGGCGCTGCTCGCGACCACGATCGGCACCTACTTCTGGGCCGACTCCAAGGTGCGCCGCGAGGTCGACCTCTCCAAGGTCATCGAGCGCCCGAAGGAGGGCGACTGCACGACGTACCTGATCGTGGGCTCCGACAGCCGCGAAGGCCTGTCCGACGAGGACAAGAAGAAGCTCCACACGGGCTCGGCCGAAGGCAAGCGCACCGACTCGATGATGATCCTGGCGGCCTGCTCCAGCGGGAACACCATGATCTCGCTGCCCCGCGACTCCGACGTGGAGATCCCCTCCTTCGTCGGCTCCCAGTCGGGCAAGAAGTTCGCGGCGCAGGGCCGGCACACCAAGCTCAACGCGGCGTACGCGGAGGACGGCCCGGAGCTGCTGGTGCGCACCGTCGAGCACAACACGGGGCTGCGCATCGACCACTACGCGGAGATCGGCTTCGCCGGTTTCGCGAACATCGTGGACGCGCTCGGCGGTGTCGACATGAACATCGAGAAGGGCTTCAAGGACGAGAAGTCGGGCGCCGACTTCAAGGCCGGCGAGCAGACGCTCAACGGCGAGCAGGCCCTCGCCTTCGTCCGGACCCGGTACGCATTCGCCGAGTCGGACCTGGCGCGTACGAAGAACCAGCAGAAGTTCCTGGCGACGCTGGCCAACCAGGCGGCCACGCCGGGCACGATCCTCAACCCCTTCAAGCTGTACCCGGTGCTGGGCGCGGGCCTGGACACGCTGATCGTGGACAAGGACATGTCGCTGTGGGACATGGCCGACATGTTCTTCGCGATGAAGGGCATCAGCGGCGGCGAGGGCGTGTCGATGAACATGCCGATCGCGGGCGAGCGCGGCGGCAACCTGCTCTGGGACAAGGCGAAGGTGCAGCAGCTCGTCAAGCAGATCCAGAACGACGAGAAGGTCACCGTCACGGCCAACTAG